The window tggaatcggactacagccctctacttcccaggtacatgatgtcactatacCGAGTGCTTTTAAGAACCtctgcccaaaggaatacgACGAGCCGCTGGAGaagtgttcggttatcagagattgtaaacatttgactgagctatgcGCTAAACCACTTTCTCTTTTATCCCAGTCTTTATATATCTACCTTATTTATGAACGCGGAAGTAAACTATGTGACATGCTTCCTTTTTGTGTTAACTCCGCCCGGTGAAAAACAATTGAAGTGTGCTACCTGGGGAGCACGCTCAAATCGCTTTTAAAATAGCCCTGATTAACATTTTTCACACCCGCAATGTATTACACGGTGTGAGGAGGAAGTGGCCTGATATTGCTTCGTATTGCTTCGTATTTTCTCTCCGAGTTGACGGGTCTTCGGTGCACAACCATAACAGCACAGACGTACCAGTAACGTTACATGCACAGTGGGAAAGTCAGTCGAAATGTATATATGACAGACAGAGCTGGCCAAAGGCACAAGCGAACTAAGCGGTTGCTTGGGGCCCACGTGGGGTCCCCAAGATTTTGTATcagtacattttacatttacatttagcattttgcagacgcttttatccaaagtgacttacattgctttatcctatacattttgacataggtatttgcaatcccctgggatggaacccacaaccttgcgttgttaacgcaatgctcttaccactgagctacaggaaagctttacaGCATTACCCATATCCATtgaaacattatataaaaaacgaTGTAAATTCATGTACTCTTGTGCAATTTcttgacattgtttttttatacaaaatgcattattcaatgaaaaaaaaaaacacaacgcAATATGTTAACTGGCTGCTGCAGCAGGATACATGCAGAGCTAGAGTATTACTGATTGACATATTTAAAGTTGATTGAAGGATTTCAACTCAATAATGTCAAGAAGTACATATCCTTCTGgtgcagagaaaagaaaaaggaaaaaaaacaaggaaGAGAAAAAACACCAAGATAAAGGTAATATgagaaaattaatataaactaaataGGCTTAGCCTAGTAAACATTTTGCAAGCTAAAGTTAGCTGGCTAGTTTATTAAGCAAGCAAGAAAGGATGTTTAATGAAACATCCGCAAATAGCTTTGCAGTcttaataaataatacacaacATATTACTCAGctggttttaaaaataactttcctGGATTATATATCAGCAATAAAAATAAGCTTCTGTTTTATAACTTTGGTACTGTTTACAGTTTAACATTACTTACATAAGCCTAGCTTTGGGGTATTTGCTATTATATTCCAGTATCATTTTGCCTTAATGTTTTAGGTGTACAGATGGCTCGCTGCTGTGCTGTGTTATTTagtttgacatttaaataactgctgtttgatgttgttgttgttgttgaaacaGCTTTCTTAACGTTACAATGACATTCTGTTCATTCAACGATGGAGACTTTCCAAATTTAAACTGATCAAAAACTTTTTGAGCCCTgggatgggttggcactccattcagggtgtatcctgccttgatgcccgatgactcctgagataggcacaggctccccgtgacccgaggtagttcggataagcggtagaaaatggaatggaaaaactTTTTGAGATCTTCCATGGCTCAAGAAAGACTGACTGGACTAGCACTAAttactgttaataaaaaaattgccgGTCagatatattacatttacatttacatttagacatttagcagaggcttttatccaaagcgacttacaaagagtttaggagcaataagcgaaagttcatacaggagccatagtacattaggtgccaatataaagttactggtttcatcaaaagctagaccactacctgttgagagaaagggttagtttttttttttttttcttgaatctgatacggtctgcaaccggtagccagtgaagagagatgaaaaggggagtcacatgagcccttttgggctgttggaagacgaggcgtgctgctgcgttctgaaccagctgaagtggtttgatagccttttaATAACGGTTTATTTAGGAAAcctattaattttttttctttagaattgtatttatttttcatataataatatcctgtttgtattttattttatttgtagttGATTGGTATTCAGCTTTATATTAATCCTTGAATCACCTTGTTACAGATCCATCTGAtctgttcattttgttattatttgttttttattgtcccttttgtaaatttaaatttatttaaaaaacgatTTTCAAGGTCGCTAAATTTTATAAccaaaagtaattaaaatgatttacatgTTTACAGTATTGTCTACTGGTTTATTTAGCTAATTTTCAGTACACCACATTAAGTATGCCAATTGGTCCTGCAAGACTTTGAATGTTAAAGTGAAAATGAACACCTGACCACTCCTGTGGGTGTGCAACTGTTACAATAAAAATTTGTATAGGTAGCTCTTACAAATAGTTTAgaagcaataagcgatatgtcaaacaggagccataatacattaagtgccaatacaaagttactggttccaacaaaagctagaccactacctgttgaggtaaagggttagtgttttttttctcatttgtctctcaggtattcacagaagagatggtttTTAAGTGTGGTTGAACCGACAGAGTTAGGAaaaatgttccaccaggaagaagttgtgaatgagaacgagcgggagagcgatttactgcccttatggtaaggcaatacaagacgccgctggtttgctgagcgcagggatcttgatggggtttaggggtgcaggagagtgtggaagtaagccggtgcagatccagtgatagtcctgtaggcgagcattagtgacttgaatctgatacgggctgcaaccggtaaacagtgaagagagatgaaaaggggagtcaggtgagcccttttgggctgttggaagacgaggtgtgctgctgcgttctgaaccagctgaagtggtttgatagcctttgcaggaagaccagcaaggagagcattgcagttaAGAAGTTAGATTGctagcaaacaaacacacaaagcagtTTATCCTTTCCAGAATGTTTATATCTGTGAAGCTTTCTCTGTTGTTTGTAAAACTCGTATACAATAAACAAGATATGAAATTACTAACTTCACATTAATTCGTTTGGTATAGCCTTTGGTGAGTCTCTCTCAGCACAGCGCAAATTTAAAAGAAGTGATTGTTTGGACTCGGTAGCTTAGGTTTAACTCTTATGCTGAGCTTGGATTCGTGGCGGAAGAAAGTAGTTCGCCGTTTCCTTTAAAATCGGAGTGGTTTAAAGACACTCCGCCATTAAGAATAAAGAATGTGTTCTGACCTGGTTAACTGTGGTGAGGTCTTCACAGATCATACTCATCGTACTGATCCAGTTCCCATAGACACTCTCTTCTTTAGGGCTTGGCTTCTGTTCACTGTGAGATTAACCGAAAGaatcacaatcacacacaaagacaccCATGCATACAACACTAATCAGAACACATCATGTGTAGCATTACCTGATGTCTTTGAGAAGGTCTTGCTGAGCTCTGAGTTGTCTTTGTGCCTCCTTTACTCTGCCCTCCATAGTCAGCCTGGCACACAGCTGGGCACAGTGTACACCCAGCACAGACATATTTAAGCTGCCCGCCCAAACCCAACTATAGAGAATGAAAGAGAGTTGGAGAAAAAGGGTATTTATGTCATTGTTACCTATCTGTGTCCACAATTCCTTGTTTTGGCAATATGGATCATAATCAATGGTTCTGTGGCACTGATTTGTATGTTATCCTGAAGGGGAAAAACTGGATGTATGGATGCCATGGATTCTTGGAAGTAATTCtgcctttaaaaacaaatgtccattgaaatacatgttttaagtAACTTTTATCtgatttaaattcaattcaagtttatttatatagcgcttttcacaatgtgcattgttccaaagcagctttacaggggcaaacaggaaaaacagaaaaggtaaaacacagcacagtgcttgttgtttatagaacaagcaagatcattctaataaatagtttctaataagtaaataaatgaataaatgcagtctcctggtgagcaagccaacactgccctgtaTATTTTTAACCAAGTGGGAAATATTTTACCTGCTGGTGGTCACTCGTTTCTGTTGAGTAATAACTCGTGTCACTTTCTGTAAATCTCGAGTTCTAAAACTCAGCTGCAGCTGGAAAGGGACCCTGTCCTGTTTTTGAAAACCTAAAATTGTACAGATGTACTTAGATATTTCTAATTCTACAGCAATTCTTCAGTTTTAGATCGTAGCTTTATAAATCTGTAGAAATCTCCCCAAAATTATGTTGACATCAACATTTATGTTATGATTTAACAATCTATTTTAAATCATCTTTTGCTTGTGGCATGAATTTGTGCTTACTCTCAACTTTTTCGGGTTTGACTGCAAACTGGAAGGTGATCTCAACCTTGTCTGTAACATTACCAATCTCTCTCACTAACCGATGATCCTCTTCCTCGTAGGGGAAGTACCTTTGATAGTCAGAAAACATCAATAATCATGAGAAATAGGCAAACAATATTGAAGAAGTATGTATGAACGATGAATTCATGTACTAGTGCATGTATGTCTCTGCATGTATTGTATGCGTTTGCGATTGTGTATTTAGGTTGACTGTGCATTCAAATGTTTAGTCACAACCAAGAGATGGTTATTAATAGATACTAACATGCCATCAGGAACCAGCAATGTTGCCATGACACTAGTTGCTAGGACGTTGTCAGCTATGGCACTCTGAATCTCTGTAGCGACCGTTCCAATGTTTACAATATTGATCTGTGAAGGAGGGGtggaatattttttaataaaaagcattataattatttaatattacagaTGGATATTGATTATAGATTGCTTATTGATATTAAATTGcttttaaatatatgtgtaatCGTACCCATCTGGCAAACTGGTATTCAATTTGTGATGCATACCAAAACACATGGCTGTTATTGCAGTGTCTGATGTCAAACCTGCAAATGTGTGCAGCTTCCTGTTATCGTCTTTTCAATGCACAACACTTGAACTCAGGAGggaaaacactgaaaacaaattGTTTTCTCTTACGCTTTGTTAAACTGTGTGGGTGATATTTGATATATGTGCCGATTTCTCCAAAATGGGCTTTCGAGCACAAAGTATCTTTTAAAAACAGGTTAATCCTCTACGGGTTATACAGGCAACGTGTCTGTCTGTAGTAaccgtttttttatttatttaactttaatatTTTGCTTATAGTTAATCTGTtccatgtacagctgctttgtagcaatgaaaactgtaaaaagccctatataaataaagttgagttgtgTTGGGTTTTGGATGTACTTTAAGTGTGGCAGATGTAACAGAAGGAGTAAAGAccgtgttttaatataaatgctgTGTTGGATAACAAAGTGTGAGCATTTGACAAATGTAGGATGATATCATATTTAGTGAAAGAAAACACCCTTTCTGTGAAGGACTTGTGACTAAAATTCTTATCTCTTGGGTTTTGAAACATGATCCAAAATAAGACTTTTCCACCTAATCTGATACCTGCGGATGTCAAGATGAGTTGTAGTTGTAGCAATAACTCACTCTGCCTCCGGAATGATCAGCCAGCCTTCCAACTTCTGCCAAGCGACAGTCTTCTCCCTCAAAGGTCATCACTGAAACAATCACACTAGTGCAACCACAAAAAGACATGACTTAATtgccatttttataaatattaagtaTATTATTTTCAGAATAAGATATATGATGTATGCTAAAAaagttcataaaaaatattttactggaTAGTTTTGTGAGATTTTGCAGCTTCTCACCCCTTTTCTGCAGCATAACAGGCTAACTGGTTGTAGAAATAAGGGGAAGGGGCGAGGCAAAGGGAAGATTCTTGTTCTACCTGGCCCAGGCCTTTGTTGGCCCGCCCATCTGTGCAAATTATGACCTTATACATAGAAAATGAGCAGTTATTATTCATTGTAGTTATAGCCTTCTATACCCCAGACATTAAAATAGTGTTTCACTGAGGACCTCTACAAACTTCCAATGTGGCCTCAAGATTAAATACACCTATTCACCAAGTAGAAATTGTTAGTAGGGGGCTTCTCAATTATTGTTGTGGACAATGGGGAGGACCTGTATTGGagtatgtataaatgtgtaattGTCAGAATATCACACTATAAATACAAACCTTCGACCCTGTGAACTGTGATGCCATGGCAACCGAGATCAGTGCAGCAGGTCCCAGTGCTGTTGCTCCATGCTCTCTGAGTCTAAGgagtaaacaacaacaaaaaaaatactaaaaataacagaaataaaatccTATAAAGCATTTACAGACACTATTTAATCGAATAAAAAGGCACATTAGCTTAATTACCATTCTTGTTAAGTCACTAAAAAGAAATCAGTGTACAGAAGGTGATGTGACCtccaaaaaacacacagatgatAAATGTTGCAGAGCGTCTCACTTACTCCTTGATTTTCTGAGTAAGGGGCTGAATGGTTTCTGCAATGCAATGCGGGGTGCTGTAATTCTCTCCTTCTTTCTTCAGATAGTCATAGTCCATTAGTGCCCAATCTCTTAGAGAGAGAGGAGTCCCACGACCATCCCCGTACACTGTCACCTGAcaaccacacacgcacacaaaaatgtatatatcagGAAACGGTTTCACATTTCTCTCCTATGGTAATTTagaaattaaaggaatagttcaccttccacattaaaattctgtcatcatttagtaatcctatgttgtcattttaaacctgtgtgattttctttcttccgcaaaacacaaagaaggtatttaaaaataatgttgataaccaaaaactgatagtccccattgacttctattgtatagatacaaaccaatgcaagtcaaaggggaccaacggttttccaaaataccttcttttgtgttctgcagaagaaaaagttatacaggtttgaaatgacaagagggtgtgtggATACTGagagaatgttcattttgatgATGAACTACTCTAAGAACatgcttgaaaaaaaaattaagcataTAGCATTAGTTCTGGCAGGTCAGGTGAGACTTTATTTACCTCCCtaaatgctttttatgttttgctactattttgttattgtttctcatgttttctttatgaCGAGTTTCTCAAACCAAAAGGTGTCTCAAAACTTAAACAGGAATGAAAAATTCAGCAAACATTGGTCAAGATcttaaacattacaaaactgCAAAGATCTGGATTCAGAGGAATG of the Triplophysa dalaica isolate WHDGS20190420 chromosome 1, ASM1584641v1, whole genome shotgun sequence genome contains:
- the si:dkey-9k7.3 gene encoding circularly permutated Ras protein 1 isoform X2; its protein translation is MDFACSHVVCNWRSESLTEDENKVLNSSTPTLPCGLTRAQSVLEHPYDNRVCTVQKPISSLVPPPVPPRNIQQKHILPSSLPPPIPPRGLEKNEETCLKANVNVVSLKVGSLVDINSAIHCNQKPVHCGKCNAIMSSASNPETHQNTTMWSCEFCGEENVYPLGALKGGRVSLRSPPGRDVLYMDDDDEVDYENLDNMLIVFCVDISGSMSVTSEICPGNTMRSPTYISRLQGVQEALQMVLTSLQKTSPHRRVALVTFNDEVTVYGDGRGTPLSLRDWALMDYDYLKKEGENYSTPHCIAETIQPLTQKIKELREHGATALGPAALISVAMASQFTGSKVIICTDGRANKGLGQVEQESSLCLAPSPYFYNQLACYAAEKGVIVSVMTFEGEDCRLAEVGRLADHSGGRINIVNIGTVATEIQSAIADNVLATSVMATLLVPDGMYFPYEEEDHRLVREIGNVTDKVEITFQFAVKPEKVESFQKQDRVPFQLQLSFRTRDLQKVTRVITQQKRVTTSRQNYFQESMASIHPVFPLQDNIQISATEPLIMIHIAKTRNCGHR
- the si:dkey-9k7.3 gene encoding circularly permutated Ras protein 1 isoform X1 produces the protein MDFACSHVVCNWRSESLTEDENKVLNSSTPTLPCGLTRAQSVLEHPYDNRVCTVQKPISSLVPPPVPPRNIQQKHILPSSLPPPIPPRGLEKNEETCLKANVNVVSLKVGSLVDINSAIHCNQKPVHCGKCNAIMSSASNPETHQNTTMWSCEFCGEENVYPLGALKGGRVSLRSPPGRDVLYMDDDDEVDYENLDNMLIVFCVDISGSMSVTSEICPGNTMRSPTYISRLQGVQEALQMVLTSLQKTSPHRRVALVTFNDEVTVYGDGRGTPLSLRDWALMDYDYLKKEGENYSTPHCIAETIQPLTQKIKELREHGATALGPAALISVAMASQFTGSKVIICTDGRANKGLGQVEQESSLCLAPSPYFYNQLACYAAEKGVIVSVMTFEGEDCRLAEVGRLADHSGGRINIVNIGTVATEIQSAIADNVLATSVMATLLVPDGMYFPYEEEDHRLVREIGNVTDKVEITFQFAVKPEKVESFQKQDRVPFQLQLSFRTRDLQKVTRVITQQKRVTTSSWVWAGSLNMSVLGVHCAQLCARLTMEGRVKEAQRQLRAQQDLLKDISEQKPSPKEESVYGNWISTMSMICEDLTTVNQNKEEPEEPMKTSSTASLSDEAAKVVYQMKRAKSADGKEQKVATLKN